The following are encoded together in the Thalassolituus oleivorans MIL-1 genome:
- a CDS encoding WD40 repeat domain-containing protein yields MLFPQNRHLLNRLLITALATVALSGCDDATPPSNTTDVTAQGAYSIALSHDGSSATVGSIHHGGSLWTLNPAERIFDWNHRPDGYSNITSSAFAPNDDFVATTDTRTIVLWQRQSGEAVWFWNAPGDIEDIALSAGGELALLGMADYTATLFDIQNGGIRKRLTHEGIVYDVSMSADGLIAATASGDLTAGIWNLQSGKRLQVLSHKNQVRTAEISPSGKLVFTSSMGESGRVWDAASGKLLYELPGGRGHFSAARFSTDEKTLLTGNTSGQIQLWNLTDGTLKQTWRASARDKWISSNVQVEDVAFAADHWLAAGANGRIYHLR; encoded by the coding sequence ATGTTGTTCCCGCAAAATCGACATCTTCTCAATCGCCTCTTGATCACCGCATTGGCGACAGTAGCACTCAGTGGCTGCGACGACGCGACACCTCCAAGTAATACAACCGATGTCACCGCTCAAGGCGCATATTCAATCGCATTGTCGCACGACGGCAGTAGCGCAACTGTCGGTAGCATTCATCATGGTGGAAGCTTATGGACACTGAATCCTGCCGAGCGTATTTTCGATTGGAATCATCGCCCAGACGGCTACAGCAACATTACCAGTAGCGCCTTTGCGCCCAACGACGACTTTGTCGCAACGACCGATACTCGCACCATCGTTCTATGGCAGCGCCAAAGTGGTGAAGCGGTGTGGTTTTGGAATGCACCAGGCGACATTGAAGATATCGCGCTTTCCGCTGGCGGGGAACTTGCGTTGTTAGGCATGGCGGATTACACCGCCACCCTATTCGATATTCAAAATGGCGGTATTCGGAAACGGCTAACCCATGAAGGGATCGTCTACGATGTCAGCATGAGTGCCGACGGATTAATCGCAGCGACGGCTAGTGGAGACCTGACCGCAGGCATCTGGAACTTACAAAGCGGTAAACGCTTACAAGTGCTTAGCCATAAAAATCAGGTACGTACTGCAGAAATATCGCCTAGCGGAAAACTGGTATTTACCTCATCGATGGGAGAAAGCGGACGAGTGTGGGATGCCGCAAGTGGTAAGTTATTGTACGAACTGCCGGGCGGACGTGGACATTTCAGTGCTGCACGCTTTAGCACCGACGAAAAAACGCTGCTAACAGGCAATACCTCAGGTCAAATCCAATTGTGGAATTTAACCGATGGAACCCTGAAACAAACGTGGCGAGCCAGCGCTAGAGATAAATGGATTAGCAGCAATGTTCAGGTCGAAGACGTTGCCTTCGCCGCAGATCATTGGCTGGCAGCAGGTGCCAATGGACGCATTTATCACCTGCGATAA
- the rsd gene encoding sigma D regulator: protein MLEECKSAKERWGGVHQLIDNWLNSRQSLIVVFCNLSASKPLSNEEPLGTTIQNFCEMMMDYCSAGHFEIYEQLINEAKEYDDGGLDLANKLVPRLDALTTQCVDFNDTYDKHCSLEQLGKLSEDLSAMGENLEERFQLEDQLIERLHNIHRELVTE from the coding sequence ATGTTAGAAGAATGCAAATCAGCTAAGGAACGTTGGGGCGGAGTTCATCAGTTAATTGATAACTGGCTAAATTCTCGTCAATCACTGATCGTTGTGTTCTGCAACTTATCAGCCAGCAAACCGCTATCAAACGAAGAACCACTAGGTACGACCATTCAGAATTTTTGCGAAATGATGATGGACTACTGCTCTGCAGGGCATTTTGAAATCTACGAACAACTCATCAACGAAGCAAAAGAATACGATGATGGTGGCTTAGATCTAGCCAACAAGTTGGTTCCACGCCTTGATGCGCTCACTACCCAGTGCGTTGATTTTAACGATACCTACGACAAACATTGCAGCCTAGAACAGCTCGGAAAGCTTTCCGAAGACCTGTCCGCGATGGGCGAAAACCTGGAAGAACGTTTCCAGCTTGAAGATCAGCTTATTGAGCGTCTGCATAATATTCACCGTGAACTCGTGACCGAATAA
- a CDS encoding Tex family protein: protein MSHADIGQRIATELGIRPQQVTAAVALLDEGATVPFISRYRKEVTGSLDDTQLRNLEERLRYLREMEDRRISILKSIEEQGKLTPELAREIDSADTKTRLEDLYLPYKQKRRTKGQIAIEAGLQPLADGVFENPNLDPEAEAAKYIDAEKGVADAKAALDGAKYILMERFAENANLLASLRQFMQQEATLSVRMVPGKEQEGAKFADYFEHDEALKNVPSHRALAILRGRNEGVLTFSLVTGDPEDKLAASPCEAMIADHVGVKNQGRAADKWLSEVVKWTWRIKLLTHLETELVGNLRERAEEAAIKVFADNLKDLLLAAPAGAKTTIGLDPGMRTGVKVAVVDATGKVLDHCAIYPTPPQNKIAESGAILLALIQKHNVELIAIGNGTASRETDKFVGDMLKQAGLKNVQKIMVNEAGASVYSASELASKEFPDLDVTIRGAVSIARRLQDPLAELVKIEPKSIGVGQYQHDVNQSQLARTLDAVIEDCVNSVGVDLNTASVPLLTRVSGLNSTLASNIIAFRDANGAFNSRSDLKKVPRLGEKTFELAAGFLRIMNGKNPLDASAVHPESYPLVKNIAHKFSRDVSSLIGDGSFLKSVNAAEFATESAGVITIQDILNELEKPGRDPRPEFKFAQYQDGVETLNDLKPNMVLEGVITNVAAFGAFVDIGVHQDGLVHISALSDTFVKDPRDVVKAGDIVKVKVMEVDIPRKRIGLSMRMSDDATEKANEKTPGERQGQRNPRGQQSHKQSTSFADKNSNGQGAMAGALAAAFAKAKK from the coding sequence ATGAGTCACGCAGATATTGGTCAACGCATCGCTACTGAACTAGGTATTCGTCCACAGCAAGTTACTGCCGCTGTGGCTTTGTTAGATGAAGGCGCAACCGTGCCGTTTATTTCTCGTTATCGTAAGGAAGTCACAGGTTCATTGGATGACACTCAGTTGCGTAATCTGGAAGAGCGTTTGCGCTATCTGCGCGAGATGGAAGATCGCCGTATCTCTATCCTCAAAAGCATTGAAGAACAGGGCAAGTTAACGCCAGAGTTAGCGCGTGAAATCGACAGCGCCGATACTAAGACCCGTCTTGAAGATTTATACCTGCCCTACAAACAAAAGCGCCGTACAAAAGGCCAGATTGCAATCGAAGCCGGACTACAGCCGCTTGCCGATGGCGTGTTCGAAAACCCGAATCTTGATCCAGAAGCCGAAGCAGCGAAATACATCGACGCCGAGAAAGGCGTTGCCGATGCCAAAGCGGCGTTAGATGGCGCTAAGTACATTCTAATGGAACGCTTTGCTGAGAACGCGAATTTACTGGCTTCTTTACGCCAGTTTATGCAGCAAGAAGCGACTCTATCGGTACGTATGGTGCCGGGCAAAGAACAAGAAGGCGCTAAGTTCGCCGATTATTTTGAACATGACGAAGCGCTTAAAAACGTACCGAGCCATCGTGCTCTCGCTATTTTACGCGGGCGCAATGAAGGCGTTTTAACCTTCAGCCTAGTGACTGGTGACCCCGAAGACAAACTCGCCGCCAGCCCGTGTGAAGCCATGATTGCCGATCATGTTGGTGTAAAAAACCAAGGTCGTGCCGCCGATAAGTGGCTATCGGAAGTGGTGAAATGGACATGGCGCATCAAGCTGCTCACGCATTTAGAAACCGAGTTAGTAGGCAACCTGCGTGAACGTGCCGAAGAAGCCGCAATCAAAGTGTTCGCCGACAACCTGAAAGACTTACTTTTGGCTGCTCCAGCCGGGGCAAAAACCACCATTGGCCTCGACCCTGGTATGCGCACCGGCGTTAAAGTTGCGGTGGTTGATGCCACCGGTAAAGTATTGGACCACTGTGCGATTTACCCAACGCCGCCGCAAAATAAAATTGCTGAATCCGGTGCCATCCTGCTGGCATTGATCCAAAAGCATAATGTTGAATTAATCGCGATTGGTAACGGTACCGCCAGCCGCGAGACCGATAAGTTTGTCGGCGATATGCTCAAGCAAGCAGGCTTAAAAAACGTACAGAAAATTATGGTGAACGAAGCTGGCGCATCGGTTTATTCCGCTTCTGAACTCGCATCAAAAGAGTTCCCAGACTTAGACGTCACGATTCGGGGTGCCGTATCGATTGCTCGACGTCTACAAGATCCATTAGCGGAGCTGGTGAAAATCGAGCCTAAGTCGATTGGGGTCGGCCAATATCAGCACGATGTGAACCAAAGCCAACTGGCACGTACACTAGACGCCGTAATCGAAGACTGTGTGAACTCAGTCGGTGTGGATTTGAATACCGCATCGGTGCCGCTGCTGACTCGCGTGTCCGGTTTAAATAGCACCTTAGCCAGTAACATCATCGCTTTCCGCGATGCCAATGGCGCCTTTAATAGCCGTAGCGATCTGAAAAAAGTCCCACGCCTAGGCGAAAAGACCTTTGAACTGGCCGCTGGCTTCTTACGCATAATGAATGGTAAAAACCCGCTCGATGCTTCGGCGGTTCACCCTGAGTCTTACCCGCTGGTGAAAAATATCGCGCATAAATTCTCCCGCGATGTCAGCAGCTTGATTGGCGATGGCAGCTTCTTAAAGTCAGTGAATGCCGCTGAGTTCGCGACCGAAAGCGCTGGTGTAATCACCATTCAAGATATTCTTAACGAGCTAGAAAAACCGGGCCGTGACCCACGCCCAGAATTCAAGTTCGCGCAGTATCAAGACGGCGTTGAAACCCTCAATGATCTAAAGCCAAACATGGTGCTTGAAGGCGTTATTACCAACGTTGCCGCTTTTGGTGCCTTCGTCGATATCGGCGTACACCAAGACGGCCTCGTGCATATCTCTGCGCTGTCGGATACGTTCGTCAAAGACCCTCGTGATGTGGTCAAAGCCGGTGATATCGTCAAAGTGAAGGTGATGGAAGTGGATATTCCGCGCAAGCGTATCGGCTTGTCCATGCGCATGAGCGACGACGCTACAGAAAAAGCCAACGAAAAAACACCGGGCGAGCGTCAAGGGCAACGCAATCCGCGCGGCCAACAAAGCCATAAGCAATCCACCAGCTTTGCTGATAAAAACAGCAACGGCCAAGGTGCGATGGCAGGGGCCTTAGCGGCGGCTTTCGCCAAAGCGAAGAAGTAA
- the gshA gene encoding glutamate--cysteine ligase has protein sequence MATYNDLLAQLSLPTNLPLLTQLNRGIEKEGLRASNQGIISQTPHPKGLGSALTHPSITTDYSESLLEFITPVMASAHEAHAYLDVAHRFAYSQMDAEVIWPSSMPCILQGEMSIPIAYYGSSNLGQLKHVYRHGLWHRYGRTMQCIAGIHYNFSLPEELWQLIAKAEGKEANQTYISAGYLRLIRNFRRYSWLLIYLFGASPAVCSSFLAGRKHTLDTLHQHTLYAPYATSLRMSDLGYQNNAQSELTVCHNSLARYIETLGEAISVPVAAYEAIGMQDETGQYKQLNTNLLQIENEFYSDVRPKRIGPSGEKPLESLSRAGIQYIEVRCTDVNPFMPVGIDIPHMQFMDVFLTWCALHDSPNISDADCAQLKDNLQSTVMEGRRPGLMLKRDNTEISLQAWGIELIDDMMALAEKFDQAHSYNFHLDSLYQQRLKLVDSSRTPSAQVLAALIDTGKEFSELTLDQALQHRKTLSEPLGVTVRQQWTAMAQESLSNQRALEENDNLPFEQYLKEYLKRD, from the coding sequence TTGGCGACCTACAACGACCTACTGGCTCAATTGAGTCTTCCTACAAATCTCCCACTTCTTACCCAGTTAAACCGAGGTATAGAAAAGGAAGGCTTGCGTGCATCCAATCAGGGAATCATCTCCCAAACGCCACATCCTAAAGGATTAGGCTCCGCACTAACGCATCCAAGCATCACCACGGATTATTCCGAGTCGCTGCTGGAATTTATTACCCCAGTCATGGCCAGTGCCCATGAAGCTCATGCTTACCTCGATGTAGCTCATCGTTTCGCCTACAGCCAAATGGATGCTGAAGTCATTTGGCCAAGTTCTATGCCGTGTATTCTGCAAGGCGAAATGAGCATTCCGATTGCGTATTACGGTAGTTCGAATCTCGGCCAGCTCAAGCATGTTTATCGTCATGGTTTATGGCACCGCTATGGTCGCACGATGCAATGCATTGCCGGTATCCATTACAACTTCTCATTACCGGAAGAATTATGGCAATTAATTGCCAAGGCGGAAGGCAAGGAAGCCAATCAGACCTACATATCAGCGGGTTACCTGCGCTTAATTCGTAACTTCCGGCGCTACTCTTGGTTGTTGATCTATTTGTTTGGTGCCTCGCCAGCCGTTTGCTCCAGCTTTTTAGCTGGTCGCAAACACACACTCGATACGCTCCATCAACACACCTTGTATGCGCCCTACGCCACGTCGTTGCGTATGAGCGACCTTGGCTACCAGAATAATGCGCAATCAGAACTGACCGTCTGTCACAACTCTTTAGCGCGCTATATCGAAACCTTAGGGGAAGCCATTTCCGTACCAGTTGCAGCGTATGAAGCGATTGGCATGCAAGATGAGACAGGCCAATACAAGCAGCTGAATACCAACTTGCTGCAAATCGAAAACGAATTTTACAGCGATGTACGTCCTAAACGTATTGGACCATCTGGAGAGAAACCGTTGGAGTCCCTGTCTCGAGCTGGAATTCAGTACATTGAAGTGCGCTGTACCGATGTGAATCCATTTATGCCGGTAGGTATTGATATTCCACATATGCAATTCATGGACGTGTTCTTAACATGGTGCGCCTTGCACGACAGCCCGAACATTAGCGATGCTGACTGTGCACAGCTAAAGGACAACCTGCAAAGCACGGTAATGGAAGGCCGACGTCCTGGGCTAATGCTAAAACGCGACAATACGGAAATATCTCTACAAGCATGGGGCATTGAATTAATCGATGACATGATGGCGTTAGCAGAGAAATTCGACCAAGCGCATAGCTACAATTTCCACTTGGATTCACTATACCAACAGCGCCTCAAGTTGGTGGATAGTAGCCGCACACCGTCAGCGCAGGTGCTGGCCGCTTTGATTGATACCGGTAAGGAATTTAGTGAACTAACCTTGGATCAAGCATTGCAGCATCGTAAGACTTTATCTGAACCTCTGGGCGTTACAGTGCGCCAGCAATGGACAGCCATGGCACAGGAATCATTGAGCAACCAGCGTGCACTTGAGGAAAACGATAACCTACCGTTTGAGCAATACCTAAAAGAGTATTTAAAGCGCGACTAA
- a CDS encoding disulfide bond formation protein B: MTSSSTQTGLLPLHPTLLSIGYLVGFLSCVGLLAAAYYFEYVLYLDPCPLCIMQRIATLAIGLGCLAAFFTRNGKISHLIALVFILASAIFGTWVADHHVWIQGLPADQVPSCGTSLEYMIETLPLNELITTMLRGNGSCADVVWSFWGLSMPEWTRIWFFGFVVAAVVALASTLKRR, from the coding sequence ATGACGTCCTCTTCGACCCAAACAGGCTTATTGCCATTACACCCAACACTGCTGAGCATTGGTTATCTCGTAGGTTTTTTATCCTGCGTTGGTTTACTGGCAGCGGCTTACTACTTTGAATACGTACTCTATTTGGACCCTTGCCCTTTGTGCATCATGCAGCGCATTGCCACTCTGGCGATTGGTTTAGGCTGCTTAGCGGCGTTTTTTACCCGTAACGGCAAGATTTCACACCTGATCGCCTTAGTCTTTATTTTAGCCTCTGCCATCTTTGGTACGTGGGTGGCGGATCACCATGTTTGGATTCAAGGGTTGCCTGCCGATCAAGTTCCTTCGTGCGGAACCAGTTTGGAATACATGATAGAAACTCTCCCTCTCAATGAGCTCATCACGACGATGCTGCGGGGCAATGGCAGTTGTGCCGACGTCGTTTGGAGTTTTTGGGGCTTGAGCATGCCCGAGTGGACCCGCATTTGGTTTTTCGGTTTTGTCGTTGCTGCAGTAGTCGCCTTAGCGAGCACATTAAAGCGTCGCTGA
- a CDS encoding flagellar basal body-associated FliL family protein, with translation MNWRAVWLWCGLTIAAMMSPLAWAEDAAVDAAEGEGEAAGPQTRYIYMEPAFVVNYGSTGRMKYLRTEVALKVSSAEAAGKVSEHKPYLRNNLVMMFSAQESEIMNSSQGREQLRKLALDEVRAVMEQLEGMPYIDDLYFSNFVVQN, from the coding sequence ATGAATTGGCGTGCTGTATGGTTGTGGTGTGGCTTAACTATCGCGGCAATGATGTCGCCACTGGCTTGGGCCGAAGATGCGGCAGTAGATGCGGCAGAAGGCGAGGGGGAGGCTGCAGGACCGCAAACGCGGTATATCTACATGGAGCCTGCATTTGTGGTGAATTATGGCAGCACGGGACGGATGAAATATTTGCGTACGGAAGTAGCGTTAAAGGTATCCAGCGCTGAGGCGGCGGGCAAAGTGAGTGAGCACAAACCTTATCTTCGCAATAATTTAGTGATGATGTTTAGTGCCCAAGAATCAGAGATTATGAATAGTTCCCAAGGGCGAGAGCAGCTACGCAAGTTAGCACTCGATGAGGTGAGAGCGGTGATGGAACAGCTTGAGGGTATGCCGTATATCGACGACTTATATTTCAGTAATTTTGTCGTGCAGAACTAG
- a CDS encoding DUF4124 domain-containing protein, with product MRIQFIIFIIGLLGLAMATPYIMQQTGVVPSVGSSSTGDILPSFSPDILSTNDTRQTFYKWQDAKGTWHFGDTPPKGTTAIEVSVDTAANVLRPVAAPEAPAADTKTSTGASSIVPLPMTVNPAQIGKLIDDAKNVQHLMDDRVKSVDAATR from the coding sequence ATGCGCATTCAATTTATTATTTTTATTATCGGTTTACTTGGGTTAGCAATGGCTACTCCCTACATCATGCAGCAAACGGGCGTTGTACCGAGTGTTGGAAGTTCTAGCACTGGCGACATTCTGCCCAGTTTTAGCCCAGATATATTATCGACAAATGACACTCGCCAAACTTTTTATAAATGGCAGGATGCTAAAGGTACTTGGCATTTCGGTGACACGCCTCCTAAGGGTACGACGGCGATAGAGGTGAGCGTTGACACTGCCGCTAACGTATTGCGCCCTGTTGCAGCTCCTGAGGCGCCTGCTGCCGATACTAAGACGAGTACCGGGGCAAGTTCGATTGTTCCTTTACCTATGACGGTGAACCCCGCTCAGATCGGTAAGTTGATTGATGACGCTAAAAATGTGCAGCATCTTATGGATGATCGCGTAAAAAGCGTTGATGCGGCGACGCGTTAA